Proteins encoded together in one Impatiens glandulifera chromosome 1, dImpGla2.1, whole genome shotgun sequence window:
- the LOC124922222 gene encoding cellulose synthase-like protein G1 yields the protein MVTFLLNWTKMGSEESHSSSLHHFTVKTSIAIINRVHAFVHLIAIISFIYYRISSFSLLNYPIFLWILIFVSELLLSFLWFLYQAFGWRPVYRSVFPERLPPDADLPPIDVFICTADPEKEPAVGVMSTVLSVMAIDYPPEKLSVYLSDDAGSQLTLNAVREAWDFARSWVPFCRRHGLKVTSPEAYFSGCGSDRDKRGKERFLEEEREIKRKYRLFEQRLMKNRSTENDVPKEANHDSQNHPSLIQVIGRNEESPNLPRLVYVCREKNASHFHNFKAGALNVLLRVSAIVSNAPYILVLDCDMYSNDSLSARQAMCFHLDPLISPSLAFVHFPQKFYNVSDKDIYDSAMRSFFTVKCMGMDGLQGPIVSGTCLYIKRNALYGIPLPKDDISRLRESFGTSDEFLKSIDRVSSMNNDMLLYETAILASCTYERHTEWGERVGYKYGSLVEDFYTSLVLHSNGWNSAFFNPKRPAFLGSCTTNLSDCLIQCTRWHCGSFEVGVSTLFRYIFGPASKISFLQAMCYAYLSFQPLYFFPLWCLATIPQLCLLNGINIYPKVTSPWFMVLCFVFFSVVLRHMFDVLATNGTIRTCEGEWRMWFVKSVTASFYGSMDVIMKLLGLKKTSFLTTNKVAESEQVRLYQMGKVDFNVSRALIVPLSTLVAINVIAFALGGLKVVVEGGLDEMFGQIFLSLFILLVNYPLIEGILLRKDKGRVAISVTILSLVFAVVFLSFGSVFFILM from the exons ATGGTCACATTTCTTCTCAATTGGACAAAAATGGGGTCTGAAGAGTCACATTCTTCTTCCCTCCACCACTTCACTGTCAAAACCTCAATCGCCATAATCAACCGTGTCCACGCCTTTGTTCATCTCATCGCTATCATCTCATTCATTTACTACAGaatctcttctttctctcttctcaaTTACCCAATTTTTCTCTGGATATTAATCTTCGTCTCCGAATTACTTCTTTCCTTCCTCTGGTTCCTCTATCAAGCCTTCGGATGGCGGCCAGTTTATCGCTCAGTTTTCCCAGAGAGGCTTCCGCCCGACGCCGACCTTCCGCCAATCGATGTATTTATTTGCACAGCCGACCCGGAAAAGGAACCAGCTGTTGGGGTTATGAGCACTGTTTTGTCGGTCATGGCTATAGATTACCCACCCGAGAAACTCTCAGTGTATCTGTCGGACGATGCAGGATCTCAATTAACATTGAACGCCGTCAGAGAAGCTTGGGATTTCGCACGGTCATGGGTTCCGTTTTGCCGGAGGCATGGACTGAAAGTCACATCGCCGGAAGCTTACTTCTCCGGCTGCGGTAGCGATCGTGATAAAAGAGGAAAAGAGAGATTCTTAGAAGAGGAGCGAGAGATTAAG AGGAAATACAGGTTGTTTGAGCAACGGCTCATGAAGAATAGATCAACAGAAAATGATGTACCAAAAGAGGCTAATCATGATTCACAAAACCATCCTTCTCTTATTCAG GTAATAGGAAGAAACGAGGAATCTCCTAATTTGCCCCGACTCGTTTATGTTTGTCGAGAGAAAAATGCATCGCACTTCCATAATTTCAAAGCAGGCGCCCTTAATGTTCTA CTACGAGTTTCGGCCATTGTTAGCAATGCTCCATACATATTGGTTTTGGACTGCGATATGTACTCTAACGACTCTTTGTCAGCCCGTCAAGCTATGTGCTTCCATCTCGATCCACTCATTTCTCCTTCCTTAGCTTTCGTTCATTTCCCTCAAAAGTTCTACAATGTTAGCGACAAAGATATTTATGATTCCGCAATGAGATCATTTTTTACG gttaaatgtATGGGTATGGATGGTCTCCAGGGTCCAATTGTTTCCGGGACTTGTTTGTACATTAAGAGAAATGCCTTATATGGAATCCCCCTTCCTAAAg ATGACATATCTAGATTGCGAGAATCTTTTGGGACCTCGGATGAGTTCCTAAAATCGATCGATCGAGTATCTTCAATGAACAACGACATGTTACTATATGAAACCGCGATTTTAGCCTCTTGCACTTATGAAAGGCATACCGAATGGGGGGAAAGG gTTGGTTACAAGTATGGTTCACTAGTGGAAGACTTCTATACCAGTCTTGTATTGCATAGCAATGGCTGGAATTCAGCTTTTTTCAATCCTAAGAGACCGGCTTTCTTAGGAAGTTGCACAACCAACTTGAGCGACTGTTTGATTCAATGCACAAGATGGCACTGTGGGTCGTTCGAAGTCGGTGTCTCGACCCTCTTTCGCTACATATTTGGGCCGGCATCAAAGATTTCGTTTCTTCAAGCCATGTGCTATGCATACCTTTCTTTTcaaccactttatttttttcctctttgGTGTTTAGCCACTATTCCTCAACTTTGTCTCCTTAATGGCATCAATATATACCCAAAGGTAACTTCCCCATGGTTCATGGTCCTCTGTTTTGTTTTCTTCTCCGTTGTCTTAAGACATATGTTTGATGTTCTTGCTACAAACGGAACTATTCGAACGTGCGAAGGGGAGTGGAGAATGTGGTTTGTTAAGTCGGTGACGGCTTCTTTCTATGGAAGTATGGATGTGATCATGAAGTTGTTGGGGTTGAAGAAAACTAGCTTCTTGACCACTAATAAAGTGGCCGAGAGCGAGCAAGTTAGACTTTACCAAATGGGTAAAGTCGATTTCAATGTGTCTCGTGCACTTATAGTTCCTTTATCGACATTGGTGGCAATAAATGTGATTGCGTTTGCTTTGGGAGGTTTGAAAGTTGTTGTTGAAGGGGGGTTGGATGAGATGTTTGGgcaaatatttctctctttgtTTATCTTGTTAGTAAATTACCCACTAATTGAAGGGATTTTACTTAGGAAGGATAAAGGGAGAGTTGCAATTTCAGTAACCATTTTGTCTCTTGTATTTGCTGTAGTTTTCTTGAGTTTTGGGTCTGTCTTTTTCATTCTCATGTAA